The sequence TGCATGGatgcaaatgcattccaaatttaaAAGGACTTATATACGGAATAGgccaaaatgtaatttcattaccTGCTTTGCAAATTCCATTTTGACTACAATTGTTCACACATAATGAGTTGAGAATTCTCAATGGAGTGGTTATCTGACCTCCAGGTGTCCTTTCCCACAATGATAAGTTTCTATAAAGCTCAGCTTTACAATCTGATTTGAATCTATTTAAGCTAACCGCAGCCCATCCAGTGTTATTAGATAcctggaaaataaatgtagtgttTTTACAGTTCCCTTACAAACACACACTGCATCACTAAACTAAATATTCGAGAACATTTACGAAGGATGCAACTAAGAGGTAGGATAAAATGAACGGAGCAGTTTAAAAAAACAGGTTCACTAGAATTACTTGGCCTGAGAATGAACACTTCTTGTAACTACCTGTTCCTATACTATTGCAAATTCCTGCATTTATTCGATCATGCTCATTTTAACAAACTGGTGTTTTGACTAGACCACTACTACAGCCCAAGGCTATGGATGTGATAGACCAGCCATTCCTTTACCTTTTCCCACCATACTCTTTGTCTTGCCTTGAGTCAGAATGGACAGTGAACAGCAATAAGAATGATAAGTCTATGGTAAAGACAAAGGtcaagatgaaattgaacaataagACACATCCAAAATAATCAAAGGTGAGCGTGACACTTAGTAGGAAGTGTGTACATATATGTGTAAAATTGACAGTAAGACTTTCTAATGTAGCTTTGAGCGTGTTTATGCGCACACcacagatttaattttaaataatactgtAATCTTATATGATACATAAATTTGCAGTAATGATTCAAAGAAAATTGATGTTTCCTATCATGCATTTCAATGGTCCGACTAAATGAATGAATTTCTCAGTTGGTGGTttcatagttaaaattaaaattttcaaataatttccttccctttcctAAATGAGGAGGCAATCCAGTAACTTCTTCAAAATTTCTCATtccatttattagaaaaatttataaTGGGTTGCATGAAGTGAGTTGCATTTCAGTTATTCTTCATTAAGTAGATTGTTCTGCATGcttttgtaaaatttgaaaatcattaatcatctGTTTTGCTAAATGCATTATAACCTAGGATGTTAGAGCAGCACTTTATATGGCTTATTACTGTATCTCATCACTAAGGCATTTTTATAGTTGGTTTCATCTTATTTATAAATATGCCATAATTTGGCAACAAAAATTACTttatacaattatattttttattgtattaccaTGTTTCACTGGTTATGGCATCATCAGGCATAGGGGctatattcaatatttaaaacaaGTGGTATATGTACCAGTGATGGGGGAATCGAAGTGTAAATCAGAGAAAGAAATGTCAACGAGGGTGAGGAGAGAATCCAGGGGGAGCCCGGCCCTACCAATTAAAATGGTAATATGTATGTCCAAAAAAAAGTACCAAAATTGttcattcaagtacaatgaaaacaaaaacattaaaaatttaaatgaattttagccTTAGATAGTaggtacttaaaatgctgttttcagaggctaatttgaACAACTTTTCCAGGAACACTTAGGGACTAATGGGTTTCAATGGGGGTGTTCCATAGCCCCTAACCCCCCAGCAAGATTGGTGGTCGTGCCAAGAAAAAACTTTAATCTTTGCCCATAAGGTACAGAAAAGGCTATCAAAAACTTTGAAGGTCATTGtgacatattttgaaaatgaaatgaagagcATAGGTGAAAGAAGGGTGATTACCATGATGTCTGATGTGCACTCTGACACTCGGTCCGGTAAATTGGTTTGGGCAATGTTACTGCAGAGACCTGCTGCAGCACTCCCTGAAATGTACCGCTGGCAAGCAATCCCAGCTGTCTGTGCATTCCATCCTGAAGGGGGATACATGGCTGGAACCATTTCATTTGGGACAACCATACTTTGTGAGAGTCCTTTATTTTCTAAGCCTGAAAAGAACtatctaattttttaatacatgatATTAATAATTATCCCATTGCCCCATTTTTAAAACTAAGAATCTGTAAATAATCTTAGGTATGAATTATCAAAATAGTGCAGTAGTGTGCAGGCAGGCCTTCTTCACACCATTCAATCACagacaaaaatcaaatttattcttCAGCCATAGCCATATTGGTCAAATTTTAGATGCGCACGATAGTGggcttgaaaatattcttttctacTTAATACATTTTCCCCCTGGGTAAAATTGTTTAACTAAACCAAGATCCTCTTTCCACTTTATAAAGGCTTGTTTCCAGGAGTTTGCTTCCATTTATCTCTCTTAATCCTTCATACTTCATCTAGGTAGATTGCATATGAATATGCACACAATGAACTAAAGAATTATGCTACCCTGAAGAAGCCTCCAATAGATGGGAATAGGGAGAAATCTGTAGAAACATAGAGCTTCTAAAAACTGCTAATTACAACATGGCTGCAAACCTATTATATTATCATGCTCGAAGGGGACAAGTTATTTGCAAAACGGTGATATCTACTTCTGCCTTTAGTGGTATGAGCTAACTGTCCTCCTCTAGTGATGGTATGTGTCAAATGTCACcacaaaaattaagagagatatttttttatatttctgtagACATTTAAAATATGTGTACTGATTTTCCTGTGAACATACCTTCAGACTTCAGATATTAAACTAATTTACCTGCTCAGCTGCAAATTTGAGATACTCCTCAGACATTTCAATGCCCGGAGAATATTCACACATCGATGAATGGCAGTGCTGCTCGTCATCATCTTCACCCTCTGCAAATGAAGATTCAGTTTTCAACAGTTTCAGTGAAATCAAAGTCTTTTTAGAtactttgttttaattaaaacattttccagaacatttaaagaaaaatggataaacaGCTTAAGAATAGGAAAGAAAAGGAACTAGAGAGAAATTGATTACTATAAATACTACCAGGAAAAAGATTAAACCAAAAGTAAGGCTAATCTCTCTAAATGCAGTGATTTCATAATATCATCTCCagagattaaaattattttccaaaattcagTGAGCACATAGCGAGAGCCAAGAAATCATACCTTTACCTTCAACTTCGTTTTCATTTCTTGGTTCTGAGACTTTCTTGTTTCTTTCTGCTTTCGCTGGTTTCCGACATGCACAGTAACTTTCATACTTGTTCATAGATGCTACTTGAGCCAATGCAGTCTTATTTGCTGCTGCTGGTCCAGAAGGCactctataataataatatcgatgcactcatttattgcataatttttcctacctttaattgagattaaacaaattaaaatcttCACACCATTCAATCACagacaaaaatcaaatttattcttCAGCCAATACTGTTGTGCACAGGAAATCATTGTAAATTTAATTCCaccggaataaaataaaataaggagtTATTTCCTTCATTGGCAAGTACTAGGCACGTAGCCAAGGGGCTACAGCCCATaagtaggggagggtggggcacagtgaaacatggggcagggtgaaacaattcaaatttccctcctcctGACAATTCTATGAATTAGTGCTCTCTGTGTTATATTAAGGAACTAACACCACAACAGCTGCTGCAGTCTCATGGCTTGTGCTCTTCTAGTCTCCTGTTGATGGATCAAAACCTATTTTAaggtgagaaaagtaaataattccaaagaattatttcacactgacaaacttttccttttcatgggaaatcttaacttatcattgtatttactgttaccatttcttaagttttggagaccaccaaacatatttctatatcttcatttgttttcatgcagtaagtttatttattcaagatgGCCTGGTGGGGCACACTGAAACAAGAtaaatggggcacagtgaaacatgtttcactgtgccccatgtctcatttaggaagaactatttgacttgaaatatgcagtgtggattactatagtaattattattgttattctgatggaatttcattattttcagaataaagatTCCAAAAATGAGGAATAGAATAAGAAAGAGCCATATTGGATCCTTCACAGATGGTGAAATGCGCGCTGCAGTTCATCTTGTTctgcatgaaaactattcaatcaggaaagcagccaaagaatgtaatgtcaattatgtaacactcagtcggtatgtttatttgttttttgcatgtgaacatcttgtaacattgaaagttttctgaaaatttttttaaatttcaaataaacagtaaacgtaaactgacattcaaattttccaaataataattttgaaaagattctttTCAGGTATGTGAGTAAGCAAAAAAAGGCTAGTGATGAAGGGACTGGTGAACATGTTCGCATGACACCAAAATATCAATCCAGATTGATTTTTACAGCTGAACAAGAAAAGTGCTTGGCTGACTATTTGATAACATGCTCAAAACTCTGTTATGGTCAGTCGACTCGTAACACTCGAGAGCTAGCTTATGAAATGGCAGTGGTGAACTCTATACAAGTGCCAAAAAACTGGCATGATGACTCTGCTGCAGGTTTAGACTGGCTACGATTGTTCTTGAAGCGAAATCCAAATTTAAGcattcggcagcctgaaaactgttctctttctcgttgcacatcatttaatgcacacacagtgaaaacattttttgacaatctTGGTGCAGCCTTAAGACGTTCAGAATGTTTTGGTGATGGTTCCAGAATATGGAATCTAGATGAAACTGGTACCTCAACAGTCGTAAATAAGTCTGCCAAGGTGATTGCAGAAAAGGGATCCAAAGGGGTAAATAATGTAACAGCAGGTGAAAGGGGAACTCTAGTTACTACATGCTGTTTTGTGAGTGCATCCGGAAACACCATACCCCCTGCATTTGTTTTCCCAAGGGTCAAGTTCAGTGATCATATGTTGATCAATGCCCCTCCTGGCTCTCTTGGACTGACATCGAAAAGTGGTTGGatgacagcagaaatatttcctgaagttattaagcacttcatcaaacatacaaaaacaagtaaagaagaCCCTACACTGCTAATAATGGATAATCACCAAAGCCATATTAGTATACAAGTAATAGATTTGGCAAAAGAGTATGGCATAATGATTGTGACTCTTCCACCTCATTGCAGTGCCAAATTACAGCCCTTGGATGTTTCCTGTTATGCTCCATTTAAGACCTATTATGCCGCAGCAGTTGATTCCTGGAACAAAAGCAATCCAGGTAAAGCTCTTTCCATCTACCATATTGCAGGATGCGTCAATTTTGCCCATCAAAAGGCTATGACTCCAGCTACtattattaatggattcaaaaaaactggaatatatccATATAATAGGCACATTTTCACCGAGGCAGATTTCTTGAGTAGTTCTGTAACAGACCAGCCTTCTCCTGAAACTGAAGAGTGTGACTTATTGAGCCAAGAATTAAGAGCAACTGCAAGTACTTCCAGTTTAAACAATGGTCAAGGTGAAgataaaagaacttttcaaagtcCTGCTCAGTTCAAGGGCTATCCTAAAGCCGCTCCAAGGAAAAATTCAACCAGGAAAAGAGAACCAGGCAAAAGTATGATCATAACAGACACACCAGAAAAAATCCgtatgatggaaaagaaaaatacagctataggaaaaaaaacttctgaggcAACTAAATCATGCAGAAGTTTATTTAATGCCAATGTTGCCATTGATAACTGTGAGGGGCCCCATCAAAATTCAGACACCACGTCAGAGGGAGGACTTTCAAACCCCTTGGAaggtaatgaggatattttagaaggttttggaaataaagtaggtacagtaaaagttggtgattatgttttgattgagttttcatcgaagaaaaaattctactatgtaggtagaataattaaagaagcaagaaaacacaatggcgctgaagttacatatttacgaaaaagttccaaagtgccaaattcattttttttcccacatATTGAAGATATAGCATCTGTCAGCATGAAAgacattaaattagttttaccaCCTCCTTCTTATCGCAAAGGAACTGCAAGAATGAaaaggtttatttcatttaaaatttcatttgccaatttAGATGTTCGTTAAGCTTCTAATTATCACTGACTAAGGTGcagtttgtttcatgttttttaatccattactgtattcatgcattgtgagtttcattctagtgaaaatattgccaaaggtaaaaataaatggtattataaaatctgaaaaaatgtgtttcactgtgccccataagTAAAAAAGGccctgtttcactgtgccccacacatggggcacagtgaaacaattgacatatcactacaaaaattgatgtaaatccattgcttttttaaataattccattttttaaagtaggaatagtgaagaaaatgacaagcaccatttatatattttcattgttattttattttcaaaagcaatgtttttataggcaaaataataatttttgtttcactgtgccccaccctcccctagttattattattatttctgcatGGAAAGATACAGAGCATGAATCTGAGGAATAAAAATCACAGTTTATAATATTAACATTATCTTTGTGGCGATGAATAGAGTCAGGTGCAAACTTATACTGACTGCCTGGGCTGCAGGACAAGTTAATGCTAAGCTAATTGGTATTTGGATGCTGTGAGTAATGGAACTTCTGGATAAACTTTGTCTTCAGAAAATGTGCCATCGTGAAGTTCTCATACAACTACAAATTTTTGAACTTCATACCTTTCATGCCAGTGTAATGCAGTCATATGATTTACTATATCAATGGCAGGTAGAAGACCCAGGTATAAATTTTTCCTCCGATTTTTTTCGAATTATGCATTACCTTCAAACCTCACCTGGAATATGGTTCACAGTTATCAGGGTATCAATGAATGGGGCTAATATGCAAGGTAATGAAACTGCTTGAACATACTATCAGTCCAGTGGCAAAATGGGTAAAACATACTGTATGTAGCTTTGGACATAAAGGTCCATAGATCAAACCTCAATGGCGGGTGATTggatactgtaataataatatagacTGTTTTCCTAGACATTTCAAAACATTGCTGGAAGtcattgaatatgaaattcagtGTTTGGAATCGCAATATTATACTTACCAAAATTCATCTCCTGTTTTGGAAGTTGACAATATACAAATTTGTCTACCTTTACTTACATTGCTAAGTGCCACTTCAGTACCTCTAGCTATTAGCTTTATGGAGAACCacttaaaggaaatattcatCAAAGTTCAGCAGGGCAGGGTAAAAGGGGAATTTTGACCAATGTAGAAACCAGggcaatagggtgatttcctactattttttattgcctaaattgaaagattattactcctcaaACCTCAATGGTGGCTGATCGGATACTGTACTACATAATAATGTggactggagtacgtatttcacacttttagatttattaataacgatatgttttttgtgattaaatgaaaactgaaaattttcaagcacgcaaaaacgcgacggctaagtatgaatgctaggaaaagccctaGTGATGTCTGGCTGCTGCTATATGAGGCCAActgggtacgaggctatgaacgctgctacgatgcaggctgcttgctgcagAGCATGGCAGTagtgtagagtaccctgctagcaggtagcacatggattaaataatgattattagtaccctatcaaacgaaggaaactttccaaccttagggaATTTTCATAGGTGATtgtaaagagatgtttccctgagctctgtgcctcatgcatgcattggtattctcagatgatgtaaaactcctatcttctcgtatagcatctaggtccctgtgacatcacgtggagtggcatcgcatgggcgcaaatctggcctttttcaaatgaggttaaaattgaccattaacattcgtctaaacttgggtttctaaaagcaaataatttttatattatgaatacactaatgttgggtaacgaatcgtaatcaatgccttttgttttctttgatgaaggaaactaccctattatgatttCAAAGCTTTTAAGGGTGTACATGTTTAATCAGTTCACAGATTAAAACTATTTACATAAATAGATATTTAATgctatttatggaattttaaatgaaaatcatacTTTTCACTAGATTTTTGTCAAGAATTCTTATATGTATTCTTAAGTAATTTCAGCTCAGCTCTTTCTGTCTCTTCAAGTTCCAGAAACTTGTTCATTCACCTTTTTCTGACagaaattttttgtttcaattttcagagaaaaatttcttcataaaattgcCAAAAGTGATTATGAATATGATGCTCCACTTTTCCATCCTCCCAAACCCACTAAATCTAGTTTATCCTTCTTGGCATGCATGCTGATGCCCTCACCTGTGATCCAAATGAATCAGAAACGCTAGCTAATATGGTCCCCACCAACCCTCCATTTTATCTCATCTATTCCACTATGTTGCCGTATTTCAGGTATGAGTTAATCAAATCCTCTTACCTTGACAATGATTGCCAAGTAATTggggtaaaataaatattttttaaatattttgaagtttgTATTTAATCTGTGAAATGAATGATTATTAGCAGATCGTACCAGGGAATCTGCTCTCAAAATTTCAACACCTCCATTACCATTTGCTAATACACGCTGTGACCTTGCTTTACTATCCACATTCAAACGTTTCCAGATTTTTGACAAAGGTGGTCCACTTTCCTCCTCCTTGCATCCTCATGGAATATATACTTAAAGTAAAACATAATCTAATAATGGCATCCAACGTATAAATACAGATGTATAATCAGAATGAGAAAACCAATAACGTCAGCTTTAAAATAGGGTTCACTGTAATTTTTGTTCTCCTAGCATACGTACAACTCGGTCCTCACAAAGTTTTTCCAGCAATTTTCTGACCACTACTTTACAGATTTTCACATTATACTtcgaaaaaattattgtttacttGGGTTTCTTTCATTCCCtatccaaaacaaatgatgatcTATCGAGCTTCCCCACCAATCTTTTGCCATGAAAGTCACCATCATGTGTGTGAAATgcaattaatattgaaatcaatGAGAATCACAGAGTTTTATTCAGGACTGTATTTAGATAAAGAATAAGGTGTCCAAGAAAACGATAGAAGTTCCACATTCCTTGCCTACTTAATTCCCAAATAATTCTCTCATTGGACAAAATTATCACTAGAATTAGAAGTTATGGCTAGCTATTTAAAAAGAGTAGGTAATATATGAACGTAATGAAGTTTAAAATTGCATAAAGTCTACTCACTTCCATCTTTGAGAGTATTGGGCACATGGAGCTCTTGGCCTATACACACATGCTGGAGTTCCATTTTCATTTACCAAATCATTTGATGGATTTCTGTCAAAGAGACCACATAGTCCTGATGTCTTCCCCAGATCTGTTCTTAAGGCATAGACTGTTACGTAAGACAAATAAGGTCCCAGTTTTACGATAGTTCCTGAAGAAAATACAGCCTACAATAGAAAGGTCCCATTTGGTTTAATTACAGTtcatcattgattaaaaaaagaacttCATTTATCCACACACTTTAAATAGCACAGAAAATATACTCCATATAAATGGAGTATaatgaatttattgttttcaaaccTTATATGACCTTCCTTCATTTTCTTGTAGAATAGTAACATCCTGATGTGTATGATCACCATCTTCATCTGCAGCATAAGTTGCTTCACTCCATACGAGTAAGTAGCCCTTCATGCAAATATCAGCTTTTATAACAGAATGATCTCCTCTGATTGTGACAGCACAGTTACAGTTCCTTCTGTATGTGCAGTTGCTATATGTAATCTGGATATAAAACACATCATATAAATTAAACTTCAAACAAAAACATTGAGAGCCTTACACCCCAAGACTTTTCATTGTTATGCGACTTTATCAAGGGTGTATCCAGGAtaaaactagagggggcaagccgtggttgctcaagttgtaacacagacaaggttatgaaaccaaaatttaaaaaaaattattacagcactgcattggttttttttaattatttgctcagaaaaaatatttttactttaattacatgtttaataCTACTATCACcctcttggatttaaagaaaatttgttcaaaaatttcattttcaactaaatttaatattgcttcaagggggggcaactgccccccactgggtatgcccatggaCGTTACCCCTGAGGCATCTAGGGTCttcgttaaataaaatattttgcatgtaaTCGTTCAATTTCAAATAGTATTCCCTTCTTcagaattgttttaaaattttacttttgtgctcttttttatattttagaagtaTAGTATCAACATTGAtacattattcatgaatttttcctaCTCTAATATAGcacttttgtaaataattcatgTACTCGAACTAAAATTAACCACAACGTATGGTAGGCTATTGGTGATAAGGCTTTGAATGACCCTTTGGAACCCCTGGACTCCTTTCACCCCATTTCAACTATCTCCCCACATCCAATTCAATATCCAATTGGTTAAAAATGAAGTATTGTCAATTTTAGGTCTTCTTCAATGCTTCACGGAAATCTCTCTCCCCATAGCCCTGCGATTGTTCTTTACAACAAGTTCAATTCCCACAAGTGAAATAGTAACCTCAGCACAAGGCTTTTCAAGATAATAGTAGTCATGAATGAGGAGGCAGAGGGAAATAGGACCAACAACCGTAATACGTTTCTAATTTTCATAAGTGGAGATGTTTGATAAGCATGCTAACATTGTCAATGATGGAAGAATCTGGTTT comes from Ischnura elegans chromosome X, ioIscEleg1.1, whole genome shotgun sequence and encodes:
- the LOC124171400 gene encoding uncharacterized protein LOC124171400 isoform X1 → MRNRIRKSHIGSFTDGEMRAAVHLVLHENYSIRKAAKECNVNYVTLSRYVSKQKKASDEGTGEHVRMTPKYQSRLIFTAEQEKCLADYLITCSKLCYGQSTRNTRELAYEMAVVNSIQVPKNWHDDSAAGLDWLRLFLKRNPNLSIRQPENCSLSRCTSFNAHTVKTFFDNLGAALRRSECFGDGSRIWNLDETGTSTVVNKSAKVIAEKGSKGVNNVTAGERGTLVTTCCFVSASGNTIPPAFVFPRVKFSDHMLINAPPGSLGLTSKSGWMTAEIFPEVIKHFIKHTKTSKEDPTLLIMDNHQSHISIQVIDLAKEYGIMIVTLPPHCSAKLQPLDVSCYAPFKTYYAAAVDSWNKSNPGKALSIYHIAGCVNFAHQKAMTPATIINGFKKTGIYPYNRHIFTEADFLSSSVTDQPSPETEECDLLSQELRATASTSSLNNGQGEDKRTFQSPAQFKGYPKAAPRKNSTRKREPGKSMIITDTPEKIRMMEKKNTAIGKKTSEATKSCRSLFNANVAIDNCEGPHQNSDTTSEGGLSNPLEGNEDILEGFGNKVGTVKVGDYVLIEFSSKKKFYYVGRIIKEARKHNGAEVTYLRKSSKVPNSFFFPHIEDIASVSMKDIKLVLPPPSYRKGTARMKRFISFKISFANLDVR
- the LOC124171400 gene encoding uncharacterized protein LOC124171400 isoform X2 gives rise to the protein MTPKYQSRLIFTAEQEKCLADYLITCSKLCYGQSTRNTRELAYEMAVVNSIQVPKNWHDDSAAGLDWLRLFLKRNPNLSIRQPENCSLSRCTSFNAHTVKTFFDNLGAALRRSECFGDGSRIWNLDETGTSTVVNKSAKVIAEKGSKGVNNVTAGERGTLVTTCCFVSASGNTIPPAFVFPRVKFSDHMLINAPPGSLGLTSKSGWMTAEIFPEVIKHFIKHTKTSKEDPTLLIMDNHQSHISIQVIDLAKEYGIMIVTLPPHCSAKLQPLDVSCYAPFKTYYAAAVDSWNKSNPGKALSIYHIAGCVNFAHQKAMTPATIINGFKKTGIYPYNRHIFTEADFLSSSVTDQPSPETEECDLLSQELRATASTSSLNNGQGEDKRTFQSPAQFKGYPKAAPRKNSTRKREPGKSMIITDTPEKIRMMEKKNTAIGKKTSEATKSCRSLFNANVAIDNCEGPHQNSDTTSEGGLSNPLEGNEDILEGFGNKVGTVKVGDYVLIEFSSKKKFYYVGRIIKEARKHNGAEVTYLRKSSKVPNSFFFPHIEDIASVSMKDIKLVLPPPSYRKGTARMKRFISFKISFANLDVR